TTGGATTAGTTGGCCTCGCGACCATTTTCCAAAGGGTTTAAAGTCCGTACTACAAGGACATAAAAAATGCTAACTTATAAAAGTCGTTAGGGGCAAAGCGATCATCTTCATCCGCAAGGTTCCCTCCAAAGGAAAACCTTAGGCCGGCGTTCCCTTTTTGAAACTGTATGTATGGTCCCAACCAAACGTAGCCATCCGCTCTGTCCAGGTCACCACCGCCATTGGTGGAGCCTCCAGAAAGAAAGAGTTCCTCAAAATGCCCTCCAACGGAGAAAAAGTCAGATACTTTATAGCCCAGATTGGCCCAATAGTGTACATAGTTATTGGTGGATTGCAGTGGATTGGGTGCCTGTACTGCCTCGGTCTCATCACTTAAGGCTGCATAATACCCAAAGTAAAATTGTCCCTCCAGCTGCTCCGTACCAAGATTTACGGTTAGGTTGGGGACTATACCGTCTCCGATAATACCAGGTTGGGCGGCACCACTGGAAAGAAGGCTACCCATGGTAAATCCCAGTTGGGGGTTAATGTCAAAGGCACCAACGGTCTTGTTGTACCCAATACCAAATTCTGTCCACTGGCCCCATGCCGATCCGGTACCTGCACCCCATTGGATGCCATAAAAAGTTAGGGCATCGGAATCGCTCAAAGCATATGAAATGGCCATCATAGGGTTAAAGCCAAAAAAGGCATCAAGATTTAGGCTAAGCCCAACATCCACTTTGTCGTCAATACTTGGGGTATCTTGGGCCCAACTTTTTCCCGAAAGGGCTAGAATTCCGCATAGTGCAATTAGAATTGTTCGTTTTTTCAACATGATTTCTAGGTTTTAAAAAAGAATTAATAATTGGTTATTTTTTGATGAAAATCTTAGTAATCGGGATTTAACCGAGTTCTTTACCATCACACTCCAGGCCATGGATGGACCAGTGTTTGGATCGTAATAAAGTGCTATTGGATAACCCCTTTGATGGTTTATTGCTACATCAAATGGTCTTGCGCGAAAGCTTTTTTTAGTATTTTGTAGCATACGTAACCGTTTTCATAGTAACATGTTTTGAGGCCCATGAAGATGGGCGGATTATATTTTTATCTGATTTTTTGAAAAAGGTTGCAGACGGAGCGTTCTGCCAAACGCTCCGTTACCTTTTCATTAATGTTGGTTCATCCTAAAGTCGGCATAAGCATCCATTCCATGTTCGTGGAGGTCCAAACCTTCCAGTTCTTCTTGTTCCGAAACACGGAGTCCTGCTATCTTTTTGATGGCAAACAGAATGATGAAGCCGGTAATTGAGCAGAAAGTTGCTGTAGCTCCAACTCCAGCCAATTGCACCAAGAACTGATCAAGACCGGCCATAGCTCCAAAGATTCCAACGGCCAAAGTGCCCCATATACCACATATTAAATGTACGGCTACCGCTCCAACGGGGTCATCCAACTTTAATCTATCGATCAATGCTACGCCAAATACGATGATTACACCGGCAATCAATCCTATAATAACGGCCTCATTTGGAGACATTTGGTCGGCTCCTGCAGTGATGCCTACCAACCCACCAAGTATACCGTTCAGGAACATGGTCAAATCGAAATTTTTATATCTGACAAATGAGGTGATAAATGCCGATACCCCACCAGCGGCAGCAGCCAAACAAGTGGTGACCAATACTAAAGAGGTCACTGCGGGGTCTGCGGAAAGAACGGAACCTCCGTTAAACCCAAACCAGCCCAACCAAAGTATCAATACACCGGCGGCCGCGAGTGGTAGGTTGTGGCCAGGTATTGCCTTCGGCTTACCATCTTCGCCAAACTTGCCAATACGTGCTCCAAGCAGGTAGATGGCAATCAACGCACCCCATCCCCCAACGGAGTGTACCAATGTGGAACCGGCAAAGTCATAGAAGCCTAGGCCATGTAGCCAGCCACCGCCCCATTTCCAAGCACCCACAATTGGGTATACCAACCCCACATAAAAAATGGTAAAAATCATAAAACCACCAAGTTTTATCCGCTCGGCTACGGCTCCAGAAACAATGGTCGCTGCCGTAGCGGCAAACATCCCCTGGAAAAGGAAATCTGTCCACCAAGTGTAACCACCATCCGCATATTCGGGGGTCATTCCATTTTCAGGTGCCCCAATACCAAAACCAGAAAATTTGAGGAAACCCATATCCCCATCTTCAAATCCTGGGTACATAAGGTTAAATCCACCTATATAGTACAATAGTAATCCTACGGTAATGATAAAAACATTCTTAAAGAGTATGTTCACTGTGTTTTTTTGACGGGTCAGTCCAATTTCCAAAAAGGAAAATCCAAGGTGCATAAAGAACACTAAGGCGGTACATACCATCATCCATACGTTATTTGCTGTAAATAATCCTGCTTCCATAATTTAAAGATTCTAGTTGGTCAGTATTTAGTTGATTCCGGCGTAACCGCTTTCCCCTGTTCGTATTCTGTATGCTTCCAATACTTCGGACACAAATATTTTTCCG
The sequence above is a segment of the Muricauda sp. SCSIO 64092 genome. Coding sequences within it:
- a CDS encoding ammonium transporter — protein: MEAGLFTANNVWMMVCTALVFFMHLGFSFLEIGLTRQKNTVNILFKNVFIITVGLLLYYIGGFNLMYPGFEDGDMGFLKFSGFGIGAPENGMTPEYADGGYTWWTDFLFQGMFAATAATIVSGAVAERIKLGGFMIFTIFYVGLVYPIVGAWKWGGGWLHGLGFYDFAGSTLVHSVGGWGALIAIYLLGARIGKFGEDGKPKAIPGHNLPLAAAGVLILWLGWFGFNGGSVLSADPAVTSLVLVTTCLAAAAGGVSAFITSFVRYKNFDLTMFLNGILGGLVGITAGADQMSPNEAVIIGLIAGVIIVFGVALIDRLKLDDPVGAVAVHLICGIWGTLAVGIFGAMAGLDQFLVQLAGVGATATFCSITGFIILFAIKKIAGLRVSEQEELEGLDLHEHGMDAYADFRMNQH
- a CDS encoding DUF6733 family protein encodes the protein MLKKRTILIALCGILALSGKSWAQDTPSIDDKVDVGLSLNLDAFFGFNPMMAISYALSDSDALTFYGIQWGAGTGSAWGQWTEFGIGYNKTVGAFDINPQLGFTMGSLLSSGAAQPGIIGDGIVPNLTVNLGTEQLEGQFYFGYYAALSDETEAVQAPNPLQSTNNYVHYWANLGYKVSDFFSVGGHFEELFLSGGSTNGGGDLDRADGYVWLGPYIQFQKGNAGLRFSFGGNLADEDDRFAPNDFYKLAFFMSL